The Fibrobacter succinogenes genome includes a window with the following:
- a CDS encoding Rpn family recombination-promoting nuclease/putative transposase — MYKYAYLLSDGVFKIVFTEEKSHSLLISLLNAMLDLHGGDAIGEISLEMQEFPGIFNKKNCIVDIIGTTNAGEKVLVEIQQQKDKFFKDRVEYYVSRVIENQVHKSEKFELPHIYFLGLLDFELFPEEEHEYIHHVDEMCHGKKFFPKIQKVFVEIEKFFKLEKLGFTKDDESDAAQWLRAISVVIKEEPTPEKIMQNETFRRLLESVKLINFAEESLLRRASRELLADSHDRAAIGLHKVQLFNCEVKKMTDMMAERENAFAEGKEEGRAAGFAEGRAVGFAEGASAERMKADQEKRQMAKSLKEQNVDVSIIAKSTGFSEEEIRSL; from the coding sequence ATGTACAAGTACGCTTATCTTTTGAGCGATGGCGTTTTCAAGATTGTATTCACGGAGGAAAAGTCGCATTCGCTTCTTATTTCGCTGTTGAATGCGATGCTTGACTTGCATGGTGGCGATGCCATCGGGGAAATTTCGCTGGAAATGCAGGAATTCCCGGGTATTTTCAATAAGAAAAACTGTATTGTCGATATCATTGGCACGACCAATGCTGGCGAAAAAGTTCTTGTTGAAATTCAACAGCAAAAGGACAAGTTTTTCAAGGATCGCGTAGAATACTATGTCTCTCGTGTTATTGAAAATCAGGTCCATAAGAGCGAAAAATTCGAATTGCCGCATATCTATTTTCTTGGGCTTCTGGATTTTGAACTTTTTCCGGAAGAAGAACATGAATACATCCATCATGTCGATGAAATGTGTCACGGCAAGAAGTTTTTTCCGAAGATTCAGAAGGTATTCGTGGAAATCGAAAAGTTTTTCAAACTCGAAAAATTGGGATTTACTAAGGATGACGAGTCTGATGCCGCTCAGTGGCTCCGTGCTATCAGTGTTGTTATCAAGGAAGAACCTACTCCTGAAAAAATTATGCAGAATGAAACGTTTAGGCGGTTGCTTGAATCGGTGAAATTGATTAATTTTGCAGAAGAAAGCCTTTTAAGGCGAGCGTCGCGAGAACTGCTTGCAGATTCTCATGACCGAGCCGCCATAGGATTGCACAAAGTGCAACTTTTCAACTGCGAGGTAAAGAAAATGACGGATATGATGGCTGAACGCGAAAACGCTTTTGCCGAAGGCAAGGAAGAAGGCCGTGCCGCCGGTTTTGCCGAAGGCCGTGCAGTTGGCTTTGCTGAAGGGGCTTCTGCTGAGCGGATGAAGGCGGATCAGGAAAAACGCCAAATGGCGAAAAGTCTCAAGGAACAGAATGTAGATGTTTCTATAATCGCTAAATCGACAGGTTTTTCTGAAGAGGAAATTCGCAGTTTGTAG
- a CDS encoding ATP-binding protein — MGMKFLDRIEETKILTRALSQKELSFIVVYGRRRLGKSTLLKRVLKKDDIYFMADRSEESTQKRFLAMAIATKYEGFDAVVYPDWESLFRTFNQRCDKGTTLCLDEFSYLVKSCEALPSILQKLIDEKSLNFNLIICGSSQQMMFDIALDAKSPLYGRANEILRLTPISISYLPNALKITAKDAVKEYSVWGGVPRYWELREQYRNFNEALREMALSPYGVLHDEPMHILRDDMRDLVQASTLLGIIGNGANRLSEIAARAEKNAATLSAPLQKLVKMQLIEREIPFGENPKSSKHGIYHLSDPFMNFFYRFINPYRSLLELGRIESVEKIIHQHMAEFEGACWERLCRQSVTGNEIDGTIFNVASRWWGNVSKTERIELDVVAESIDKKTLLIGECKWTSSENAERLLEDLKRKTEKLPFASKYQKITYALFLKEKPSKKADCITYLPEDILKII; from the coding sequence ATGGGTATGAAATTTCTTGACCGCATTGAAGAAACGAAAATATTGACAAGGGCCCTTTCTCAAAAAGAATTGTCCTTTATCGTTGTTTACGGACGCCGCAGATTGGGTAAATCTACGCTTTTAAAACGCGTACTCAAAAAAGATGACATCTACTTCATGGCAGATCGTTCTGAAGAATCCACCCAAAAACGCTTTTTAGCAATGGCAATAGCCACGAAATACGAAGGATTCGACGCTGTCGTTTACCCCGATTGGGAATCTTTATTCAGGACATTCAACCAACGTTGCGACAAAGGCACAACACTTTGTCTCGACGAATTTTCATATCTTGTAAAATCATGTGAAGCCCTGCCTTCAATATTACAGAAACTCATTGACGAAAAATCTCTGAATTTCAACCTAATCATTTGCGGTTCTTCACAACAGATGATGTTCGACATAGCCTTGGATGCAAAATCGCCATTATACGGTCGAGCAAACGAAATACTGAGACTTACACCTATCTCTATTTCTTATTTGCCTAACGCATTAAAAATTACTGCCAAAGACGCAGTCAAGGAATATTCTGTATGGGGAGGAGTCCCCCGTTATTGGGAATTACGCGAACAATACCGTAATTTTAACGAGGCTCTCCGCGAAATGGCTTTATCGCCCTACGGAGTTTTACACGACGAACCCATGCATATTCTACGCGACGATATGCGTGATTTGGTGCAGGCATCGACCTTGCTAGGCATCATTGGGAATGGGGCAAACAGACTTTCGGAAATTGCGGCACGAGCAGAAAAAAATGCAGCTACATTGAGCGCACCTCTCCAAAAATTGGTGAAAATGCAGCTAATTGAGCGTGAAATTCCCTTCGGCGAAAACCCCAAAAGCAGCAAACATGGAATTTACCATTTGTCCGATCCATTTATGAACTTTTTCTACAGGTTCATAAATCCATACCGATCCCTTTTAGAACTTGGGCGAATCGAATCCGTTGAAAAAATCATTCACCAGCACATGGCAGAATTCGAAGGCGCATGTTGGGAACGCCTTTGTCGACAATCCGTAACAGGAAACGAAATTGACGGCACAATATTCAATGTTGCCTCCAGATGGTGGGGCAATGTAAGCAAAACAGAGCGAATTGAATTAGATGTAGTCGCAGAAAGCATCGACAAAAAAACGCTGCTTATTGGCGAATGCAAGTGGACATCAAGCGAAAATGCCGAACGATTACTCGAAGACTTAAAACGAAAAACAGAAAAGCTCCCATTCGCTAGCAAATATCAAAAAATAACATACGCTCTATTTTTAAAAGAGAAACCCTCAAAGAAGGCAGACTGCATAACTTATCTTCCCGAAGATATTCTAAAAATTATTTAG